In the Mycolicibacterium chubuense NBB4 genome, one interval contains:
- the groL gene encoding chaperonin GroEL (60 kDa chaperone family; promotes refolding of misfolded polypeptides especially under stressful conditions; forms two stacked rings of heptamers to form a barrel-shaped 14mer; ends can be capped by GroES; misfolded proteins enter the barrel where they are refolded when GroES binds), with product MAKMIAFNEEARRALQRGVDHLADAVKVTLGPKGRNVVLGRHLAKPVVTNDGVTVARSIELGDPYEKMGAELVKAVAKQTDVVAGDGTTTATVLAQAMVREGLRNIAAGANPMAVRRGIAAGLVNVVQAINDASTPVETPEQIAAAATISSGDPEIGSIVAAALDKVGVRGNITAEASDAIGLSLELVEGLRFENGYLSPYFVTDFERLEVVLDNPYILFVSSVISSVRQLTPIVEKVMESGRPLVIVAEDVTGDALATLVVNNVRGTFTSAAVKAPGFGDRRDLMLRDMAIVTGGEVISEAIGVTVAATSLDLLGTARRVLITKSDTAIIGGAGNAAEIAGRVKEITTAIEAATDDYERDKLQERLTKLSGAAAVIRIGAATEIELNERRHRLEDAVRNARAAAEEGVVAGGGVALLQASVTAFDTLDLAADDAIGANVLRTSLHAPLKQIAVNAGLEGGVVVEKVRHLPIGHGLNAATGQYGDMIAAGIMDPLKVTRLALENAASIAAIFLTAEVLIADKPHVPLSEMPPL from the coding sequence GTGGCTAAGATGATCGCCTTCAACGAGGAAGCCCGGCGGGCCTTACAGCGGGGGGTGGACCATCTCGCCGACGCTGTCAAGGTCACGCTAGGCCCCAAGGGCCGCAATGTCGTGCTCGGTCGCCACCTCGCGAAACCCGTCGTGACCAACGATGGTGTCACCGTCGCGCGCAGTATTGAACTCGGCGATCCCTACGAAAAGATGGGCGCCGAACTCGTCAAAGCGGTCGCCAAGCAAACTGACGTCGTCGCCGGTGATGGTACGACCACCGCCACCGTGCTCGCCCAGGCGATGGTCCGCGAGGGCCTGCGTAATATCGCCGCCGGCGCCAACCCCATGGCAGTCAGGCGAGGCATCGCCGCTGGCTTGGTCAATGTTGTCCAGGCGATCAACGATGCTTCGACACCAGTCGAAACCCCCGAGCAGATCGCAGCGGCCGCGACAATCTCCTCGGGGGATCCGGAAATCGGAAGCATCGTCGCGGCAGCGCTAGACAAGGTCGGTGTACGCGGCAACATCACCGCAGAGGCATCGGACGCGATCGGCCTCTCGCTCGAGCTCGTCGAGGGATTGCGATTCGAGAATGGCTACCTCAGTCCGTACTTCGTGACCGATTTCGAACGCCTCGAGGTCGTCCTCGACAACCCGTACATTCTGTTCGTCTCGTCGGTGATCAGCTCGGTCCGGCAGCTGACACCAATCGTGGAAAAGGTGATGGAATCCGGTCGTCCGCTGGTCATCGTGGCCGAAGATGTCACCGGCGATGCGCTCGCCACCCTGGTCGTCAACAACGTGCGCGGCACCTTCACCTCAGCGGCAGTGAAGGCGCCCGGTTTCGGCGACCGCCGTGATTTGATGCTGCGCGACATGGCCATCGTGACCGGTGGCGAAGTCATTTCCGAAGCCATCGGGGTGACCGTCGCAGCCACGAGCCTCGATTTGCTCGGGACCGCGCGTCGCGTGCTGATCACCAAAAGCGATACCGCCATTATCGGCGGCGCCGGCAACGCCGCCGAGATCGCGGGACGGGTCAAGGAAATCACCACCGCGATCGAGGCGGCGACCGACGATTATGAAAGAGACAAACTTCAGGAACGTTTGACGAAGCTCAGCGGCGCGGCAGCGGTGATCCGGATCGGCGCCGCAACTGAGATCGAACTCAACGAACGAAGACATCGACTCGAGGACGCTGTGCGTAACGCGAGGGCCGCCGCGGAAGAAGGCGTTGTGGCCGGCGGCGGTGTTGCGTTGCTGCAAGCATCCGTGACCGCCTTCGACACGCTCGATCTCGCTGCCGATGATGCGATCGGCGCCAATGTCCTGCGGACGTCTCTTCACGCACCGTTGAAACAGATCGCCGTTAACGCCGGGCTAGAAGGCGGGGTTGTAGTCGAGAAGGTAAGACACCTACCGATCGGGCACGGGCTGAACGCCGCGACCGGGCAGTACGGCGACATGATAGCCGCCGGAATCATGGATCCGCTCAAGGTAACCCGACTAGCGCTCGAAAACGCGGCGTCCATCGCGGCGATATTCCTGACCGCCGAGGTGCTCATCGCCGATAAACCACACGTTCCACTATCGGAAATGCCGCCGCTCTGA
- a CDS encoding NDMA-dependent alcohol dehydrogenase → MKTTAAVLLEPGKPFEIMELDLDGPGVGEVLIKYTAAGLCHSDLHLTDGDLPPRYPIVGGHEGSGIIEDVGPGVTKVKPGDHVVCSFIPNCGTCRYCATGRSNLCDMGATILEGCMPDGSYRFHSNGLDFGAMCMLGTFSERATISQHSVVKIDDWLPLETAVVVGCGVPTGWGTSVYAGGVRCGDTTVIYGVGGLGVNAVQGAVSAGAKYIVVVDPVAFKRDTALKFGATHAFADAATAAAKVDELTWGQGADQALILVGTVDEDVVSAATAVIGKGGTVVITGLADPAKLTVHVSGTDLTLNEKTIKGTLFGSSNPQYDIVRLLRLYDAGQLKLDDLITTRYTLDQVNQGYQDLRDGKNIRGVIIHA, encoded by the coding sequence GTGAAGACCACCGCAGCAGTGTTGCTGGAGCCGGGGAAACCGTTCGAGATCATGGAACTCGACCTCGACGGTCCCGGGGTTGGTGAAGTGCTGATCAAGTACACCGCCGCGGGGTTGTGCCATTCGGACCTGCACTTGACCGACGGGGACCTACCGCCGCGCTATCCAATCGTCGGGGGGCACGAGGGGTCAGGCATCATCGAGGACGTCGGACCTGGGGTCACCAAGGTCAAACCAGGCGATCACGTTGTTTGCAGCTTCATCCCGAACTGCGGAACCTGTCGGTACTGCGCCACCGGACGCTCCAACCTCTGCGATATGGGCGCCACCATCCTCGAAGGGTGCATGCCCGACGGCAGTTACCGGTTCCACAGTAACGGCCTGGATTTCGGTGCGATGTGCATGCTCGGCACATTCTCCGAACGCGCAACTATCTCCCAGCATTCGGTGGTCAAGATCGACGACTGGCTGCCGCTCGAGACCGCGGTGGTCGTCGGCTGCGGCGTGCCGACTGGCTGGGGCACCTCCGTCTATGCCGGCGGGGTTCGTTGCGGTGACACCACCGTCATCTATGGCGTCGGCGGCCTGGGAGTCAACGCCGTCCAAGGCGCGGTGAGTGCGGGCGCGAAGTACATCGTGGTCGTCGATCCGGTTGCGTTCAAACGCGACACCGCGCTCAAGTTCGGCGCCACCCACGCGTTCGCCGACGCCGCCACCGCCGCGGCCAAGGTCGACGAACTGACCTGGGGACAGGGTGCCGATCAGGCGCTGATCCTGGTCGGCACCGTCGACGAGGACGTGGTCTCGGCGGCGACTGCGGTGATCGGTAAGGGAGGCACCGTCGTGATCACCGGACTGGCGGACCCAGCAAAGCTCACGGTGCACGTTTCGGGAACGGACCTGACGCTTAACGAGAAGACAATCAAGGGCACGTTGTTCGGCTCGTCCAATCCGCAATACGACATCGTACGGCTGCTCCGTCTCTACGACGCCGGCCAGCTAAAACTCGACGATCTGATCACCACCCGATACACGCTCGACCAGGTCAACCAGGGCTACCAGGATCTGCGAGACGGCAAGAACATCCGCGGCGTGATCATCCACGCCTGA
- a CDS encoding FAD-binding oxidoreductase, which yields MGENEDILTAALHHGINLQYGCRHGNCSSCKHWLIDGDVDDSAASVYAIPRNEREDGAILLCCTFAKSDLEIEIHQHDGAETLPPMTPPSPRRATVLEVVSRTTNLVELRVSLDEPLSFRAGQYAEFTLDTGERRSYSLLSPPSAGNELTFCIKRVQNGAFTTVLDRLEPGSHLNLEAPFGTMFLRETARPVIAVGIGSGIAPLLSILSDAAEQDSDVPIRFYYGARTNSDLVYLDQLAELSTRLTDFQFIPCLSQGTPDTVPPNGRAGRVTRAIAEDIRDASVYDAYLCGAPEMCDAVGRLLEAKGLPEARIHADKFYPAVESASVSA from the coding sequence GTGGGTGAGAACGAAGACATCCTCACCGCCGCCCTGCACCACGGCATCAACCTGCAATACGGATGTCGGCACGGGAATTGCTCGTCGTGCAAGCACTGGCTGATCGACGGCGACGTCGACGACTCGGCCGCATCGGTCTACGCGATCCCGAGGAACGAACGTGAGGACGGGGCGATCCTGCTGTGCTGCACCTTCGCTAAGAGTGATTTGGAGATCGAGATCCATCAGCACGACGGCGCCGAGACACTTCCCCCGATGACACCCCCCAGCCCTCGCAGGGCCACGGTGCTGGAGGTCGTTTCCCGGACAACGAACCTGGTCGAGTTGCGAGTGAGCTTGGACGAACCGCTGAGCTTTCGAGCCGGCCAGTACGCAGAATTCACTCTCGACACCGGGGAACGCCGGTCGTACTCGCTGCTGAGCCCACCGAGTGCGGGTAACGAACTGACGTTCTGCATCAAACGCGTGCAGAACGGGGCGTTCACTACAGTGCTCGACCGCCTGGAGCCGGGATCTCATCTGAACCTGGAGGCACCGTTTGGCACCATGTTCCTGCGCGAGACAGCTCGCCCAGTGATCGCGGTCGGGATCGGCTCCGGGATCGCGCCGCTGTTGTCAATTCTATCCGACGCAGCCGAGCAGGACAGCGACGTGCCGATCCGCTTCTATTACGGAGCCCGCACCAACAGTGACCTGGTGTACCTCGACCAGCTCGCCGAACTCTCGACTCGGTTGACGGATTTCCAGTTCATCCCGTGCCTGTCGCAAGGCACCCCTGACACGGTGCCGCCAAATGGCCGCGCAGGGCGTGTCACCAGAGCCATTGCCGAAGACATACGGGATGCCTCTGTCTATGACGCCTACCTGTGCGGCGCGCCAGAGATGTGTGACGCCGTCGGGCGTCTCCTTGAAGCCAAGGGCCTACCGGAGGCACGTATTCACGCCGACAAGTTCTATCCGGCCGTCGAGTCGGCCTCGGTGTCCGCGTGA
- a CDS encoding MmoB/DmpM family protein has protein sequence MKSEEAQATVHYVSEECPQIRVQDRGTFFLLETEGTIRIPLAEVEEYLGKPLTMSRFLVCMSSYYGRAHVEDDAFVVTADMSQLEPAKT, from the coding sequence ATGAAAAGCGAAGAGGCCCAGGCGACCGTGCATTACGTGAGCGAGGAATGCCCCCAGATTCGAGTGCAGGATCGAGGCACGTTCTTCCTGCTCGAGACCGAGGGAACGATCCGCATACCGCTGGCTGAGGTAGAGGAATACCTCGGGAAACCGCTAACGATGTCACGGTTCTTGGTGTGCATGTCTAGTTACTACGGGCGGGCGCATGTCGAGGACGACGCGTTCGTGGTCACTGCCGACATGTCGCAACTCGAACCGGCAAAGACCTGA
- a CDS encoding aromatic/alkene monooxygenase hydroxylase subunit beta: MSAELISEGVAAEQVGEGFYSPRDLTYIRPQKRRLSEYEAVICHAQPDLDQFDSGGWYLLRPDGLGCQDARTTALVHPNWFEYRDPSGLWQRPYIKLQAQQERSIEGAITSAKANGAFGDIAPAWLDLVSRYYEAFASFQWGMFKAHAFVTREALSDTLSMAYTFSGMDRLRHQQDIALYSLDLHEQAPGYTEGAGAEAWLRDPACQGARRLVERLLSLRDWGEMVLMTNLVVEPLCTALLGSEFFRRLAPLHGDVVIPVIEMTAEADRRRNRAATQALVKMLTADTDLAGRPVPTAHNHTLMQRWVDSWYTDALAAVDAFLPVFDAAPAGSGLGERARQHVVDNTADILEKAGLRVPTAVTL, translated from the coding sequence ATGAGTGCCGAACTGATTTCCGAGGGCGTGGCGGCCGAGCAGGTGGGCGAGGGTTTCTACTCGCCCCGGGACCTGACATACATCCGGCCGCAAAAGCGCCGACTCTCCGAGTATGAGGCGGTCATCTGCCACGCCCAACCGGACCTCGACCAGTTCGATTCTGGTGGCTGGTATCTGCTGAGGCCCGACGGTCTGGGCTGCCAAGATGCCCGGACCACCGCACTGGTCCATCCGAACTGGTTCGAGTACCGCGATCCGTCAGGGCTCTGGCAGCGTCCTTACATAAAGCTTCAAGCCCAGCAGGAGCGGTCCATCGAGGGGGCGATCACCTCGGCGAAGGCCAACGGCGCGTTCGGCGACATCGCGCCAGCGTGGCTCGATCTTGTGTCGCGCTACTACGAAGCGTTCGCGTCGTTTCAGTGGGGAATGTTCAAGGCGCACGCATTCGTGACCCGGGAAGCGCTGTCGGACACCCTGTCGATGGCCTACACCTTTAGTGGCATGGATCGGCTACGCCACCAACAGGACATTGCGCTGTACAGCCTCGATCTGCACGAGCAGGCACCCGGCTATACCGAAGGAGCCGGCGCCGAGGCCTGGCTTCGTGATCCGGCGTGTCAGGGCGCCCGTAGGCTAGTCGAGCGGCTCCTCTCGCTGCGCGACTGGGGTGAAATGGTCTTGATGACGAACCTGGTGGTCGAGCCGTTATGCACCGCCCTCCTGGGCAGCGAGTTCTTTCGTCGTCTAGCTCCGCTGCACGGTGACGTGGTCATCCCAGTGATCGAGATGACCGCGGAGGCGGACCGGCGTCGCAACCGCGCCGCGACCCAAGCTTTAGTCAAGATGCTCACCGCCGATACCGACCTCGCGGGTCGGCCGGTGCCGACCGCGCACAACCACACGCTGATGCAACGTTGGGTCGACTCTTGGTATACGGACGCGCTCGCGGCCGTCGACGCGTTCCTGCCGGTCTTCGACGCCGCACCCGCAGGATCAGGGCTCGGCGAACGCGCCCGACAGCATGTCGTCGACAACACCGCAGACATCCTCGAAAAGGCCGGCCTGCGGGTTCCCACGGCGGTGACATTGTGA
- a CDS encoding aromatic/alkene/methane monooxygenase hydroxylase/oxygenase subunit alpha: MTASITTQHEKIKSFDWEPSYFRRDALYPTKYKIPPKTKDPFRTLVREYVGMEEEKDDRQYGALEDALSRMNNSAQAEPRFMEIMKPVLALVDFGEYAAMKCTAMLVDTVENPELRQGYLAQMIDEVRHTNQEAYLMRYFAKHAPDPAGFNSGFQTRASDPIGRPGRAVFEAFMNDDPITNALNLQVVAETAYTNPLFVAVTEVAAANGDQATPSVFLSVQSDEARHMANGYSTLAAVLSEPENLPMLQEDFDTAFWRQHSFLDNFQGAVYDYFSKVRLKSYKEYWDQWIWDDWAGSYIERLEPFGLKVPRWIHDAKRHVEWGGHSAAMVSAALWPVHAWRSDYMTDEDFAYLEEKYPGWEQHFGPFWTAYREMGDPRKGHLALELFPTMPPICRTCQMPCVFPRPDINEVRLSIDAAGQRHAFCSEACQHIFRQAPHRHTGMTWWEVNDGIELARYIEDNGLLRADGRTLMGQPHVHTEERWLWTIDDIRRTGIVIQDPLRAMPADAFTDI, encoded by the coding sequence ATGACCGCATCGATCACGACGCAGCACGAAAAGATCAAGTCGTTCGATTGGGAGCCGAGCTACTTCCGGCGCGACGCGTTATATCCAACCAAGTACAAGATCCCGCCAAAGACCAAGGACCCATTCCGTACCCTCGTACGCGAGTACGTCGGGATGGAGGAAGAAAAGGACGACCGCCAATACGGTGCGCTCGAGGACGCGTTGAGCCGGATGAACAACTCCGCGCAGGCCGAGCCACGTTTCATGGAGATCATGAAGCCAGTGTTGGCGTTGGTCGACTTCGGCGAGTACGCCGCAATGAAGTGCACCGCGATGCTGGTCGATACGGTGGAGAATCCGGAGCTGCGCCAGGGCTATCTCGCGCAGATGATCGACGAAGTACGTCACACCAATCAAGAGGCGTATTTGATGCGCTACTTCGCCAAGCATGCTCCGGACCCAGCTGGGTTCAACTCCGGGTTCCAGACGCGCGCGTCCGACCCGATCGGGCGACCGGGTCGGGCAGTGTTCGAAGCGTTCATGAACGACGATCCGATCACCAATGCCCTGAATCTGCAGGTTGTCGCCGAGACGGCGTATACCAATCCGCTGTTCGTGGCGGTGACTGAGGTCGCGGCCGCGAACGGGGACCAGGCAACCCCGTCGGTGTTCCTGTCAGTCCAGTCCGATGAAGCGCGGCACATGGCTAACGGCTACTCGACGCTCGCCGCGGTCTTGAGTGAGCCGGAGAACTTGCCGATGCTCCAGGAGGACTTCGACACCGCGTTCTGGCGCCAGCACAGCTTCCTGGACAACTTCCAAGGGGCGGTCTACGACTATTTTTCGAAGGTTCGCCTCAAGTCCTACAAAGAGTATTGGGATCAATGGATTTGGGACGACTGGGCGGGTAGCTACATCGAGCGGTTAGAACCGTTCGGTCTGAAGGTGCCGCGCTGGATCCACGACGCGAAGCGGCACGTGGAATGGGGCGGGCATTCCGCGGCGATGGTGTCTGCGGCGCTGTGGCCAGTGCACGCGTGGCGATCGGACTACATGACCGACGAAGACTTCGCCTACCTTGAGGAAAAATACCCCGGCTGGGAACAGCATTTCGGCCCGTTCTGGACCGCGTACCGCGAAATGGGTGACCCCCGCAAGGGCCACCTCGCCTTGGAACTGTTCCCCACGATGCCGCCGATCTGCCGGACCTGTCAGATGCCCTGCGTATTCCCGCGCCCGGACATCAACGAGGTCCGGTTGTCGATCGACGCGGCCGGCCAACGGCATGCGTTCTGCTCGGAGGCCTGCCAGCACATCTTCCGGCAGGCCCCCCACCGCCACACCGGCATGACGTGGTGGGAGGTCAACGACGGGATCGAGCTGGCCCGCTACATCGAGGACAACGGCCTGCTGCGCGCCGACGGTCGGACCCTGATGGGTCAGCCGCACGTGCACACCGAGGAACGCTGGTTGTGGACCATCGACGATATCCGGCGCACCGGAATCGTCATCCAGGATCCGCTCAGGGCGATGCCCGCCGACGCATTCACGGACATCTGA
- a CDS encoding response regulator transcription factor → MVVDDHPIVHLGVERLVEGATGVQMCRGARTATDGVAAATAECPDVVLLDLHLPDMALPDAAAALRGACPGVKLVLFTGDSKRSVGQIAGLVGVDAVVHKDNACAVLITAITEVAAGRRYCDPVISSGDPLALSRREYQVLERLAMGESNSEIAQQLRLAPNTVKSYVQSLLAHLDARNRLDAVVKAQQAGML, encoded by the coding sequence ATGGTGGTCGATGATCATCCGATTGTCCATCTGGGCGTGGAACGTCTGGTTGAGGGTGCGACGGGCGTCCAAATGTGCCGGGGTGCGCGGACCGCAACCGACGGTGTCGCAGCGGCTACTGCGGAATGCCCAGATGTCGTTTTGCTAGATCTGCATCTTCCGGACATGGCTCTGCCGGACGCCGCCGCCGCACTTCGCGGGGCGTGCCCCGGGGTGAAGCTGGTGCTGTTCACCGGCGACAGCAAACGGTCGGTCGGCCAGATCGCTGGACTGGTCGGGGTGGACGCGGTGGTACACAAGGACAACGCCTGCGCGGTGCTCATCACAGCGATCACCGAAGTCGCCGCGGGGCGACGCTACTGCGATCCCGTCATCAGCTCCGGGGATCCGCTGGCGCTGTCGCGACGCGAGTATCAGGTGTTGGAGCGGTTGGCCATGGGAGAGAGCAACAGCGAAATTGCTCAGCAGCTACGCCTAGCGCCGAACACCGTGAAGTCTTACGTTCAATCGCTATTGGCCCACCTTGACGCCCGCAACCGGTTGGACGCGGTGGTCAAGGCTCAACAGGCCGGAATGCTCTAG
- a CDS encoding GAF domain-containing sensor histidine kinase: MLSLLDGTAALRRSAEIVHRELGADLAAGAHRIAEDDTMEVVAVVGGRTEALNGLVVGPQEGLGGQAAVLRRTAAVADYSLSRAITHDFDHAVRAEGLHAVMAAPIVRAHRLYGLLYAARRSAVAWTDADRTALLGLARQTAVAMEVADSAREMAEVAVFSERQRLAIRLHDSVGATLFSLRVALTSARAAADAQRGDMAELLTDALALTERATSELRSQTYSLHHAPEDKALAVALQGDCRDFSERTGVAAELVVLGDLPRLDAGRADVLRRIAREALLNVEKHAGAHSVVVSLYIHSDGVGMAVADDGTAGDITLQDERGMGLEVMAESVERVGGWLTCAGNDEGGGTVRAWVPAARAFRPVEP; this comes from the coding sequence ATGCTCTCGCTGCTCGATGGAACGGCGGCGCTTCGACGCAGCGCGGAAATCGTTCACCGCGAGCTCGGCGCAGATTTGGCGGCCGGAGCGCACCGGATCGCCGAGGACGACACGATGGAGGTCGTCGCCGTGGTGGGTGGGCGCACGGAGGCGCTCAACGGCTTGGTGGTCGGGCCTCAGGAAGGCCTTGGCGGTCAGGCGGCGGTGTTGCGTCGGACCGCGGCCGTCGCGGACTACAGCTTGAGTCGGGCGATCACGCACGACTTCGATCACGCGGTTCGGGCGGAGGGATTGCACGCGGTGATGGCTGCTCCGATCGTGCGCGCCCACCGACTCTACGGGCTCCTCTATGCGGCCCGTCGGTCCGCAGTTGCATGGACCGACGCCGACCGGACCGCCCTGCTGGGCTTGGCGCGACAGACCGCGGTGGCGATGGAGGTCGCCGATAGTGCCCGCGAGATGGCGGAGGTCGCGGTGTTCAGCGAACGGCAACGCCTCGCAATACGGTTGCATGATTCGGTCGGCGCGACGTTATTCAGCCTCCGGGTGGCGTTGACGTCGGCGCGCGCTGCGGCAGACGCACAGCGCGGTGACATGGCGGAACTGCTGACTGATGCGTTGGCTTTGACGGAACGGGCGACCTCTGAGCTGCGTTCCCAGACGTACTCGCTCCATCATGCACCCGAGGACAAGGCACTCGCGGTCGCCCTTCAGGGGGATTGTCGTGACTTCTCCGAGCGAACCGGTGTCGCAGCGGAATTGGTTGTACTGGGTGATCTGCCGCGGTTGGATGCGGGCCGCGCGGACGTTTTACGGCGGATCGCCCGCGAGGCCCTGCTCAACGTGGAGAAGCACGCTGGTGCCCACTCCGTGGTCGTAAGTTTGTATATCCACAGCGACGGTGTCGGCATGGCCGTGGCCGACGACGGAACGGCCGGGGACATCACATTGCAGGACGAGCGCGGCATGGGCCTCGAGGTGATGGCCGAAAGCGTCGAGCGCGTCGGCGGCTGGCTGACGTGCGCAGGCAACGACGAAGGCGGCGGGACAGTGCGGGCGTGGGTACCGGCGGCTAGAGCATTCCGGCCTGTTGAGCCTTGA
- a CDS encoding iron-containing alcohol dehydrogenase encodes MRLDTASPTQARTTRALLPERHHGALETGPTRLLKFHAPEIVFGIDSMGEAAHAAVRLGALRPMLVTDPGLIEAGWVTELTEHLRSQCVDASVWSGVTPNPKDHEIAAGYEFYRSRGCDVLIALGGGSVIDAAKGVAILAGNGGAILDYEGVDNVLTPIPPLVVVPSTSGTGADVSQFCVITDTARATKITILGRALVPNISVIDPRLLTTMPEWLNAATGLDALTHGIEAFVSLGHNQLTDHHALRAVVMVTDNLTRAIDTPHYMPARVLMAQAALEAGLAFSNAILGAAHAMSHQVGGLLDLPHGVINGVLLPHVVRFNAEVDPVPYATIATCLGLADSRAPAWESALALADRLHQLATEVGVPRGLADLGVREDDVPVLAATALQDACMSTNPRAADEIQMQALFRAAM; translated from the coding sequence ATGAGGCTCGACACAGCGTCACCGACGCAGGCCCGGACGACCCGCGCTCTCCTGCCCGAACGGCACCATGGCGCCTTAGAGACCGGTCCGACACGGTTGTTGAAGTTCCACGCGCCGGAGATTGTCTTCGGCATCGACTCGATGGGCGAGGCTGCTCACGCGGCCGTCCGTTTGGGTGCGCTGCGTCCAATGCTCGTGACCGATCCCGGCCTCATCGAGGCGGGATGGGTCACCGAACTCACGGAGCACCTAAGAAGCCAATGCGTGGACGCAAGTGTGTGGAGCGGAGTCACACCGAACCCAAAGGATCACGAGATCGCGGCAGGTTACGAGTTTTACCGCAGCCGCGGCTGTGATGTGCTGATTGCGCTCGGTGGTGGCTCAGTCATCGACGCCGCCAAGGGGGTCGCGATCCTTGCGGGTAACGGCGGCGCAATCCTGGATTACGAGGGCGTAGACAACGTGCTGACGCCGATTCCACCACTGGTGGTCGTGCCGTCGACGTCGGGAACCGGAGCTGATGTCTCGCAGTTCTGCGTCATCACTGACACCGCGCGTGCTACCAAGATCACCATTTTGGGGCGGGCGCTGGTGCCGAACATCTCGGTTATCGACCCCCGGCTACTGACGACGATGCCCGAGTGGCTAAACGCCGCCACCGGGCTCGACGCGCTGACGCACGGCATTGAGGCGTTCGTGTCCCTGGGCCACAATCAACTCACCGACCATCACGCCCTGCGGGCAGTGGTGATGGTGACCGACAACCTTACGAGGGCGATCGATACCCCCCACTACATGCCCGCCAGAGTGCTGATGGCCCAAGCAGCTTTGGAGGCTGGTCTGGCGTTCAGCAATGCCATCCTTGGGGCGGCACATGCCATGAGCCATCAAGTCGGCGGACTGCTTGATCTGCCGCACGGCGTCATCAACGGCGTGCTGTTGCCGCACGTCGTACGGTTCAACGCAGAGGTAGATCCTGTCCCCTACGCGACGATCGCGACTTGCCTTGGCCTCGCTGACAGCCGGGCGCCCGCTTGGGAGTCCGCGTTGGCCCTGGCAGACCGCTTGCACCAGTTGGCCACCGAGGTAGGGGTTCCCCGAGGTCTGGCAGACCTCGGGGTACGGGAAGATGACGTGCCGGTGCTCGCCGCAACAGCACTACAGGACGCATGCATGTCCACAAACCCGCGGGCGGCTGATGAAATCCAGATGCAAGCTCTCTTCCGGGCGGCGATGTGA